In Litoribrevibacter albus, a single window of DNA contains:
- the yajC gene encoding preprotein translocase subunit YajC, protein MADAGAAAPAGPSAVGQLVMLGGFVLIFYFLLWRPQSKRAKEHRELVSNLGKGDEVATTGGMLGKITAVTDDYVAMEIADGTEVKLQKVAVTAVLPKGTIKSVK, encoded by the coding sequence ATGGCGGATGCCGGTGCAGCAGCACCAGCGGGTCCAAGTGCAGTTGGTCAGTTGGTTATGTTGGGCGGTTTCGTCCTGATTTTCTACTTCTTGTTGTGGCGTCCACAATCCAAGCGTGCCAAAGAACATCGTGAATTGGTAAGTAATCTGGGTAAAGGTGATGAAGTTGCTACTACTGGCGGTATGCTAGGGAAAATCACGGCAGTGACCGATGACTATGTAGCAATGGAAATTGCAGACGGCACAGAAGTAAAACTTCAGAAAGTAGCCGTTACTGCAGTACTGCCAAAAGGTACAATTAAGTCGGTTAAGTAA
- the tgt gene encoding tRNA guanosine(34) transglycosylase Tgt: MNFSVSTTSGNARRGKLEFPRGTVETPAFMPVGTYGTVKGMLPRDIEEIGAHIILGNTFHLMLRPGTDVVKEHGTLHDFIQWDKPILTDSGGFQVFSLGDMRKITEEGVTFKSPINGSKVELTPERSMEVQRDLGSDIVMIFDECTPYPATEEQAKESMELSLRWAKRSKAAHGDSPSALFGIVQGGMYEDLRDVSLEGLTDIGFDGYAIGGLSVGEPKDEMMKVLSYITPKMPEDKPRYLMGVGKPEDLVEGVRRGVDMFDCVMPTRNARNGHLFTTEGVIKIRNAKHRHDTSTLDSECDCYTCTNFSRAYLHHLDKCQEMLGAQLNTIHNLRYYQRLMAGIRAALEEGTFDEFVQEFYAKRGMDVPSLTETSQEVADSSDS; this comes from the coding sequence ATGAACTTTTCTGTGAGCACGACCTCGGGGAATGCTCGCCGAGGTAAATTAGAGTTTCCACGAGGTACTGTGGAGACACCTGCATTTATGCCGGTAGGGACTTATGGCACAGTAAAAGGCATGTTACCAAGAGACATCGAAGAAATTGGTGCTCACATTATTTTGGGTAACACGTTTCATTTGATGCTGCGTCCGGGTACAGATGTAGTGAAAGAACATGGTACGCTTCACGACTTCATTCAGTGGGATAAACCTATTCTTACCGATTCCGGTGGTTTTCAGGTGTTCAGTTTGGGTGATATGCGTAAGATCACCGAAGAAGGGGTGACGTTTAAATCACCAATTAATGGCAGCAAAGTTGAATTGACGCCTGAGCGTTCGATGGAAGTTCAGCGAGATCTTGGCTCTGACATTGTCATGATTTTTGACGAATGTACTCCGTATCCTGCGACGGAAGAGCAAGCGAAAGAATCGATGGAGTTGTCGCTACGTTGGGCGAAACGCAGTAAAGCGGCGCACGGTGATAGCCCATCGGCCTTGTTCGGCATCGTTCAAGGTGGCATGTATGAAGACCTTCGTGATGTATCGTTGGAAGGTCTGACTGACATTGGTTTTGATGGGTATGCCATCGGTGGTTTGTCTGTGGGTGAGCCAAAGGATGAAATGATGAAGGTCTTGTCTTACATCACACCAAAGATGCCTGAAGACAAGCCGCGTTATTTGATGGGTGTGGGTAAACCGGAAGATTTGGTGGAAGGCGTGCGTCGTGGTGTTGATATGTTCGACTGTGTGATGCCAACACGAAATGCCCGTAATGGTCATCTCTTCACTACTGAAGGTGTGATCAAAATTCGTAATGCTAAGCATCGTCACGACACCAGTACTTTAGACAGTGAGTGCGATTGCTATACCTGCACTAACTTTTCCCGAGCCTATCTGCATCACTTGGATAAGTGTCAGGAAATGCTAGGGGCGCAGCTAAACACAATCCACAATTTGCGGTATTATCAACGCCTTATGGCAGGCATTCGTGCTGCTCTTGAAGAGGGTACGTTTGATGAATTTGTACAAGAATTTTATGCGAAGCGCGGTATGGACGTGCCTTCTTTGACGGAAACGTCTCAGGAAGTTGCTGATTCAAGCGATTCGTAA
- the queA gene encoding tRNA preQ1(34) S-adenosylmethionine ribosyltransferase-isomerase QueA, with product MEVSKFHFDLPKELIASQPLESRSASRLLQVNGNTGEIAHGKFTDVISLLEAGDLLVFNNTRVIPARLFGQKESGGKIEVLVERVIDERNVLAHMRSNRSPKAGARILLEDKQWVEVTGREGALFKIRFDDQGQTVLQALEELGHMPLPPYMEREDQLEDRERYQTVYAQKPGAVAAPTAGLHFDDQVLAALKQKGVEFGYVTLHVGAGTFQPVKVDNIHDHEMHSEYIEVDETICEQIRACKARGGRVVAVGTTSVRSLESACWKSSLPNSEIEPYFGETDIFIYPGYEWNLVDAMVTNFHLPESTLIMLVSAFAGYDNIMAAYDQAVKQEYRFFSYGDAMFLTRKTA from the coding sequence ATGGAAGTATCCAAGTTTCATTTCGACTTACCCAAAGAACTCATCGCCAGTCAGCCATTAGAGAGCCGCAGTGCTTCGCGCTTATTGCAGGTAAACGGTAATACCGGTGAGATAGCTCATGGCAAGTTCACTGATGTGATTTCTTTGTTGGAGGCTGGTGACCTATTAGTATTCAACAATACTCGTGTTATCCCGGCTCGCTTGTTTGGTCAGAAAGAATCCGGTGGGAAAATTGAAGTACTGGTGGAGCGAGTGATTGATGAACGAAATGTGTTGGCTCACATGCGTTCAAACCGCTCACCAAAAGCCGGTGCAAGAATTTTGTTGGAAGACAAGCAATGGGTTGAAGTGACGGGGCGGGAAGGCGCCTTGTTCAAGATCCGTTTTGATGATCAAGGGCAAACCGTGCTTCAGGCGCTGGAAGAACTTGGTCATATGCCATTACCGCCATATATGGAACGGGAAGATCAATTAGAAGATCGTGAGCGTTATCAAACCGTCTATGCTCAAAAGCCGGGTGCCGTGGCTGCACCAACCGCCGGACTTCATTTTGATGATCAGGTATTGGCGGCTCTCAAGCAAAAAGGCGTTGAGTTCGGTTATGTAACACTGCACGTTGGCGCAGGTACCTTTCAGCCGGTGAAAGTGGATAACATCCATGATCATGAAATGCACTCTGAATACATTGAAGTGGACGAGACCATTTGCGAACAGATTAGAGCCTGCAAAGCCAGAGGTGGTCGAGTTGTTGCGGTTGGAACGACCAGTGTGCGTAGTCTGGAATCGGCCTGTTGGAAGAGTTCTCTTCCTAATTCCGAAATAGAACCTTACTTTGGGGAAACGGATATCTTTATCTACCCCGGGTATGAATGGAACCTGGTGGATGCCATGGTGACTAATTTCCATCTACCTGAATCTACCTTGATTATGTTGGTCTCGGCCTTTGCTGGGTATGACAACATCATGGCCGCTTATGATCAGGCTGTGAAACAAGAATATCGTTTCTTTAGTTATGGTGATGCGATGTTTTTAACACGTAAAACTGCTTAA
- a CDS encoding hybrid sensor histidine kinase/response regulator codes for MRIVNPLKDQQNKQKPPRSIRQKITLLLLLMAFLAFISAGGIALYNFKINLDENFYQRLSLAAQSQSQRVRAFISNNEERLKLVASRTQMRISLKKQLEEPNEKHVNKMIRILNDAKNSIPYFKTISITDLDNVILASTNASRIGLNIINDQLRSIPSAEQNHSLVQYRISIDINKDLILHLHTDLILNGETLGRIHVKVDGNQLTEITQDYTGLGETGETLLAERLPNGDARFLVPLRFDPDAALKRTIPANRHDVPIILALERNTGFHDNVVDYRNVPVLAMTSFLPGVGWGLLTKIDEAEAYAPYTVLKITITQLAIGFIILATIVAYALSRSVSRPIEHLTSVAERIRRGERTIHDDTSSYDLETNLLANTFNNLTQELIKTFDASPNGMVVINMSGTIQRWNSQTEKLFGFEQVELFDFSIHEMFPDIMMLITDIKESMSKNQPLGTLELDQPRDFKAIRLDNTEFLAELRISPFQNDGETYILLNINDITKQRQLEALLDNHRQHLEITVEERTKELIQANQYKNEFLANMSHEIRTPMNAITGMIYLLLQENLPTKHRQQLLKVDSASKLLLNIINDILDYSKIEAGKLDIESAPFHLEEVIDNIANISHTVAKSKDIQFIITLEHNVPRNLIGDSVRLSQVLTNLINNALKFTHQGFVKLDIESEGDSHNAEITFSVTDTGIGMDRDALENLFTPFQQADSSVTRKYGGTGLGLSIVKQLVNLMHGHISVDSKLGSGTIFKVSLPYSISQETIDYRAYDRYAFEKLNLLIVEDSPEALEALDKMATSFGCKTILARTGEQAITLAQQAVKANEPYDIVMTDWRLPGIDGITTAQKIQDIFGVHKPVIILETAYGNELLNDTDHQTFDSILTKPVTPSSLFDVLVQIIDEQSTTVEMNQSFTPQKAVTQDQLKGMQLLLVEDYEVNQEVAKSMLTGVGATVTIAEHGGIALEKLISNPYGFDAILMDMQMPVMDGLAATRHIRENDLWKDIPIIAMTANTTAKDRARCLDAGMDDYISKPIDPKELFGKLSDVWKDSSTNTPPLLEEVTSSDHQFKHINITQALFRLGQDKKLLEHLIQKLLTQAETCVSVLPELLHQEKFTEAYEVIHGLKGTSGNLGATIIHETSTELSKLLESYTSSLNQQVQTLLMDLTLAVSEFHAELPNITLTLNPEPRSISAQLSEPLSPEEIYPLLDELEAALNSKDMNASEMFQELTESLNDDNFQPVIESMSKTIYDLEYEAALDDLNKLRKLVTTIQLDPPLNNSAVS; via the coding sequence GTGCGCATCGTCAATCCTCTAAAAGATCAGCAAAACAAGCAAAAGCCTCCCAGATCCATACGGCAAAAGATCACCCTATTACTCTTGTTAATGGCCTTCCTTGCATTTATTTCTGCAGGCGGTATTGCGCTGTACAACTTTAAAATTAATTTGGATGAGAATTTCTATCAGCGTTTATCACTCGCAGCTCAAAGCCAAAGTCAACGAGTGAGGGCATTTATAAGCAATAACGAAGAACGCTTGAAATTGGTCGCCAGCCGGACACAAATGAGGATATCCCTAAAGAAACAACTAGAAGAACCCAATGAGAAACATGTCAATAAGATGATCCGTATCCTTAATGACGCTAAGAATTCCATTCCCTACTTCAAAACAATTTCAATCACAGACCTAGACAATGTCATTCTGGCATCCACCAATGCATCCCGTATTGGCCTGAACATCATTAACGATCAACTTCGGAGCATTCCTTCAGCGGAACAAAACCACTCTCTGGTTCAATACAGAATATCCATCGACATCAACAAAGATCTAATCCTGCACTTACACACAGACCTGATTCTCAATGGCGAGACTCTAGGGCGAATTCACGTTAAGGTCGATGGCAACCAGCTCACTGAAATCACTCAGGATTACACCGGCTTAGGTGAAACAGGAGAGACCTTACTAGCAGAACGTTTACCTAATGGAGACGCCCGGTTTTTAGTTCCACTACGCTTTGATCCTGATGCTGCACTTAAACGCACGATTCCCGCCAATCGTCACGATGTTCCTATTATTCTTGCGCTGGAAAGAAACACGGGTTTCCATGATAACGTGGTCGATTACCGCAACGTGCCGGTACTAGCCATGACCAGTTTCTTACCGGGTGTTGGCTGGGGATTACTCACCAAGATTGATGAAGCAGAAGCATATGCCCCTTATACCGTTCTTAAAATAACCATCACGCAACTGGCCATTGGCTTTATCATTTTAGCGACAATTGTCGCCTACGCACTGTCTCGTTCTGTAAGTCGTCCAATTGAACATTTAACCTCTGTTGCAGAGCGAATTAGACGAGGTGAACGCACCATTCACGACGACACTTCTTCTTATGACCTAGAAACCAATCTGCTGGCAAATACCTTCAACAATCTCACACAAGAGCTGATCAAAACCTTCGATGCCTCCCCCAATGGCATGGTCGTCATCAACATGTCTGGCACAATTCAACGATGGAATAGCCAAACAGAAAAACTCTTTGGGTTTGAACAGGTTGAGTTATTCGACTTTTCAATTCACGAGATGTTTCCCGACATCATGATGCTCATTACGGACATTAAAGAATCCATGAGCAAGAACCAGCCATTAGGCACTCTGGAACTGGATCAACCCAGAGATTTCAAAGCAATCCGACTCGATAACACCGAGTTCCTGGCAGAGTTGAGAATCTCCCCGTTTCAGAACGATGGGGAAACCTACATATTGCTGAACATCAACGACATTACCAAGCAAAGACAACTTGAAGCATTGCTAGATAATCATCGTCAACACCTGGAAATTACCGTTGAAGAACGAACAAAAGAACTTATCCAGGCCAATCAATACAAAAACGAGTTTCTGGCCAACATGAGTCATGAAATTCGTACACCGATGAACGCTATCACCGGGATGATCTATTTACTGCTTCAAGAGAACCTTCCGACCAAGCACAGACAACAACTACTAAAAGTCGATAGTGCATCAAAACTGTTACTGAACATAATCAATGACATTCTCGATTACTCTAAGATCGAAGCCGGCAAACTCGATATTGAAAGCGCTCCTTTCCACCTCGAAGAGGTGATCGACAACATCGCCAACATCAGTCATACCGTTGCTAAAAGTAAAGACATCCAATTCATTATTACTCTGGAGCATAACGTACCTAGAAATTTGATCGGTGACTCGGTTCGCTTAAGTCAGGTCCTAACCAACCTCATCAACAATGCTTTAAAGTTCACTCATCAGGGCTTTGTAAAACTGGATATTGAAAGCGAGGGTGACAGCCACAATGCAGAGATTACCTTTTCGGTAACGGACACAGGGATAGGTATGGATCGGGATGCCTTAGAAAATCTATTTACCCCCTTCCAACAAGCTGACTCTTCCGTTACCCGCAAATATGGAGGAACAGGCTTAGGGCTTTCCATTGTTAAGCAGCTGGTTAACCTGATGCACGGACACATTTCCGTAGACAGCAAATTAGGGAGTGGCACAATTTTCAAAGTATCACTGCCCTATTCCATCAGCCAAGAAACAATCGATTACCGGGCGTATGACCGCTATGCCTTTGAGAAGTTGAATCTGTTGATTGTCGAAGATTCTCCCGAGGCTCTGGAAGCCCTTGATAAGATGGCAACAAGCTTTGGCTGTAAAACCATCTTAGCCCGAACCGGAGAACAAGCCATAACTCTGGCGCAGCAAGCCGTTAAAGCCAATGAACCTTATGACATTGTCATGACAGATTGGCGATTACCCGGCATCGATGGCATTACCACCGCACAAAAAATTCAGGACATCTTCGGCGTACACAAACCCGTCATCATCCTGGAAACCGCCTATGGCAATGAATTACTGAATGATACAGATCACCAAACCTTCGACTCCATTCTAACTAAGCCAGTTACCCCGTCCTCCTTGTTCGATGTCTTGGTACAGATAATTGATGAACAAAGTACCACTGTAGAAATGAATCAATCGTTCACCCCTCAAAAAGCAGTGACACAAGACCAGCTGAAAGGGATGCAATTGCTGCTAGTTGAAGATTACGAAGTGAATCAAGAAGTGGCAAAATCCATGCTTACCGGCGTTGGCGCAACGGTCACCATCGCGGAACATGGCGGAATTGCATTGGAAAAACTCATAAGCAACCCTTATGGTTTTGATGCCATCCTAATGGACATGCAAATGCCAGTCATGGATGGATTGGCAGCAACCAGACATATACGAGAGAATGATCTTTGGAAGGACATTCCCATCATTGCAATGACCGCAAACACTACCGCCAAAGACAGAGCACGCTGTCTGGATGCGGGAATGGATGACTACATTTCCAAACCGATTGATCCAAAGGAACTCTTTGGAAAGCTTTCAGACGTTTGGAAAGATTCATCGACCAACACACCACCTCTTCTGGAAGAAGTCACCTCTTCGGACCATCAATTCAAACATATAAATATCACTCAAGCATTGTTCCGACTTGGCCAGGACAAAAAACTACTTGAACACTTAATTCAGAAACTGCTAACACAGGCCGAAACCTGTGTTTCAGTACTCCCCGAGTTGCTACATCAAGAGAAATTCACAGAAGCCTATGAAGTAATTCACGGATTAAAAGGCACCAGCGGCAACCTGGGTGCCACTATTATTCATGAGACATCGACGGAGCTCAGCAAACTCCTCGAATCCTATACATCATCACTAAATCAACAAGTTCAAACCCTGTTGATGGATTTGACACTGGCCGTCAGCGAATTTCATGCTGAATTACCGAACATCACTTTAACGCTTAACCCCGAACCCAGATCAATAAGCGCTCAATTATCTGAGCCACTATCTCCTGAAGAGATCTATCCTTTATTGGACGAGTTAGAAGCGGCGCTTAACTCAAAAGATATGAATGCATCTGAAATGTTTCAGGAACTCACAGAATCATTAAACGACGATAACTTCCAGCCCGTCATAGAAAGTATGTCAAAGACCATCTATGACCTGGAATATGAAGCCGCACTGGATGACTTAAATAAACTAAGGAAATTAGTAACCACCATTCAATTAGATCCCCCTCTGAACAACAGTGCGGTGAGTTGA
- a CDS encoding HD domain-containing phosphohydrolase has protein sequence MDNIKDCKINESLSTTITKQSRILIVDDEPANIQVLRGILGGQYQLLFAKSGQQAIEVALNHTPDLILMDVVMPEMSGYEAVAELKKMKETADIPVIFITSMSGDAHETQGFDCKAVDYITKPAHPNIVLARVRTHLSLVRIDALNKTREQIIHCLGHAAEYKDNETGLHVIRMSKYSKVIAEAAGLTEEECELICTAAPMHDIGKIGIPDRVLLKPGKLTEQEWLVMKRHPFIGHQIIGNQDSPLLALAASIAYTHHEKWNGTGYPRGLKGREIPLEGRIVALADVFDALTTARPYKPAWSIDKALNLITEEAGEHFDPNLVPLFLDNIEKILEIREEWMETDSYNPAEDENSFQSMEMFLDSEEEIEEPRYGTFEK, from the coding sequence ATGGACAACATAAAAGATTGCAAAATCAACGAATCTTTGTCCACAACCATAACAAAGCAATCCCGAATCTTAATCGTTGACGATGAACCAGCGAATATTCAGGTCTTACGAGGCATTTTGGGTGGTCAATACCAATTACTGTTTGCTAAAAGTGGTCAGCAAGCCATAGAAGTCGCATTGAACCATACCCCGGATCTGATACTGATGGATGTTGTGATGCCTGAGATGTCAGGGTATGAAGCAGTTGCCGAACTGAAAAAGATGAAAGAAACAGCAGACATACCTGTCATCTTTATCACCTCTATGTCGGGAGACGCCCACGAAACACAAGGCTTTGACTGCAAAGCAGTGGATTACATCACAAAACCTGCACACCCCAATATTGTATTGGCACGAGTCAGAACCCACCTATCTTTGGTACGCATTGACGCACTCAACAAAACACGAGAGCAAATTATTCATTGCCTTGGTCACGCCGCAGAATACAAAGACAATGAGACAGGGCTTCATGTTATCCGGATGAGTAAGTATTCCAAGGTCATTGCGGAAGCCGCTGGCCTGACTGAAGAAGAGTGCGAGCTGATTTGTACCGCTGCTCCGATGCATGACATTGGTAAGATAGGCATCCCTGACCGAGTACTACTTAAGCCAGGGAAACTCACAGAACAAGAATGGTTGGTCATGAAACGCCATCCATTTATCGGCCATCAGATCATCGGTAATCAAGACTCTCCGTTATTGGCTCTGGCAGCCAGTATCGCTTACACACACCATGAGAAATGGAATGGAACCGGATACCCCAGAGGTTTGAAAGGCAGAGAGATTCCATTGGAAGGTCGGATTGTTGCCCTGGCCGATGTCTTTGATGCATTGACCACTGCCCGCCCTTATAAGCCGGCCTGGTCTATTGATAAAGCATTAAACCTGATTACTGAAGAAGCAGGTGAACACTTTGATCCTAATCTGGTGCCTCTGTTTTTAGATAATATCGAGAAAATACTGGAGATTCGGGAAGAATGGATGGAAACCGATAGCTACAATCCAGCGGAAGATGAAAACTCATTTCAGAGCATGGAGATGTTTTTAGATAGTGAAGAGGAAATCGAAGAGCCTCGTTACGGTACCTTTGAGAAATAA
- a CDS encoding pirin family protein produces the protein MAQILKATEHDIGGLVVKRILPNFQKKMVGPFIFFDHMGPSTFSPGVGFDVLPHPHIGLSTLTYLFTGSILHRDSLGNHLEIHPGDVNWMTAGRGIVHSERESIEVRASEHQVNGLQCWVALPEALETIEPSFHHIKKEQLPQLNHDGKMIRLIAGEAYGMSSPIKTYSPMFYLDVVAPAGAHLDQPQAHQETAIYLIYGQIEIQGQTYEAGDFVLLEEEDTHIRCTRHTRCIVLGGKKFAKTPFIHWNFVSFSRDRIEDAKTRWKAQEFPNIPEDNLEYVALGAVK, from the coding sequence ATGGCCCAGATACTCAAAGCGACTGAACACGACATCGGTGGTTTGGTGGTTAAACGAATCTTGCCTAACTTTCAAAAAAAGATGGTGGGACCTTTCATCTTCTTTGATCACATGGGGCCATCCACTTTCTCACCCGGCGTAGGCTTTGATGTCTTACCTCACCCTCACATTGGCTTATCCACACTCACCTATTTATTCACAGGCAGTATTCTGCATCGGGATTCCCTGGGTAATCACTTGGAAATCCACCCTGGTGATGTGAACTGGATGACCGCTGGCCGAGGCATAGTACATTCGGAACGAGAGTCCATTGAAGTCCGAGCTTCAGAGCATCAGGTCAACGGCCTTCAATGTTGGGTAGCCTTACCGGAAGCCCTGGAAACCATCGAGCCAAGTTTTCATCACATCAAAAAAGAACAACTCCCTCAGCTGAACCACGACGGAAAAATGATTCGACTGATTGCAGGAGAAGCCTATGGCATGAGTTCACCCATCAAGACCTACAGCCCCATGTTTTATCTGGACGTTGTCGCACCCGCCGGTGCCCACCTTGACCAACCACAAGCCCATCAGGAAACCGCCATCTACCTCATATATGGTCAGATCGAAATCCAGGGTCAAACCTATGAAGCAGGGGACTTTGTTCTGTTGGAGGAAGAAGACACACACATTCGCTGCACACGTCATACCCGCTGTATTGTGTTAGGTGGAAAGAAGTTTGCCAAAACACCTTTTATCCATTGGAACTTTGTGTCATTCAGTCGTGACAGAATAGAAGACGCCAAAACCCGCTGGAAGGCGCAAGAATTTCCTAACATTCCTGAAGACAACCTGGAATACGTGGCACTAGGAGCAGTCAAATGA
- a CDS encoding bifunctional alpha/beta hydrolase/OsmC family protein, translating into MREKVEFQSNGQTLAGLLETPLDQPLAYILFAHCFTCGKDIAAASRISKALVGEGFAVLRFDFTGLGNSDGDFANTNFSSNLQDLLSAADFLRTHHQAPQALIGHSLGGAAVLSVANDIPECKAVVTIGAPAQAEHVTHNFVSAIDEIERQGEAEVKLGLRTFKIKKQFLDDVKQHSQEMFALNKKALLVMHSPLDDTVSIKQAEYIYQAAKHPKSFVSLDKADHLLSKKEDSQYVANVISGWIGHYLDLTELKLAQRDLPKSAGKNEIVVEEKDHKFAQFVVSDQHLWLADEPTSVGGRDSGPDPYEHLLAALGACTSMTLRMYADHKQLPLKHIKVTLTHDKNYFKDCQECQEKDTYAEKITRRIELFGNLTEEQRARLMEIADRCPVHKTLSNTLIIETQPGN; encoded by the coding sequence ATGAGAGAAAAAGTAGAATTTCAAAGCAACGGACAAACCCTTGCGGGTCTTCTGGAGACGCCACTTGACCAACCTCTCGCTTACATTTTGTTCGCCCATTGTTTCACCTGTGGAAAAGACATCGCCGCTGCCTCCAGAATTTCAAAAGCCCTGGTGGGAGAAGGCTTCGCCGTGCTGCGCTTCGACTTCACCGGCCTTGGTAACAGTGACGGCGACTTTGCCAACACCAACTTCTCCTCAAACCTGCAGGATCTGTTAAGTGCCGCAGACTTTTTACGAACCCATCACCAGGCGCCACAGGCGCTCATCGGACACTCTCTTGGCGGTGCCGCCGTACTGTCGGTGGCGAATGATATTCCGGAATGCAAAGCCGTGGTCACCATTGGTGCCCCCGCCCAGGCAGAACATGTGACTCATAATTTTGTCAGTGCCATAGATGAAATTGAACGCCAAGGAGAGGCCGAAGTAAAACTGGGCTTGCGTACCTTCAAGATCAAAAAACAGTTTCTGGACGACGTCAAACAACACAGTCAGGAGATGTTTGCCTTAAACAAAAAAGCGCTACTGGTTATGCATTCGCCACTTGATGACACCGTGTCGATTAAACAAGCCGAATACATCTATCAGGCTGCTAAGCATCCAAAGAGTTTTGTCTCACTCGACAAGGCTGATCATCTGTTAAGTAAAAAAGAAGACTCCCAGTACGTTGCCAATGTTATTTCCGGTTGGATTGGCCACTACCTTGACTTAACAGAGTTGAAACTGGCCCAACGGGATCTCCCCAAATCGGCCGGAAAAAATGAAATTGTGGTGGAAGAAAAGGATCACAAGTTCGCTCAATTTGTAGTCAGCGATCAACACCTGTGGTTGGCAGACGAACCCACCAGCGTTGGAGGCCGTGATTCTGGGCCTGATCCCTACGAACATTTACTGGCGGCGTTGGGCGCATGCACCTCCATGACGTTACGCATGTATGCGGATCACAAACAACTGCCCCTCAAACACATTAAAGTAACGCTCACTCACGATAAGAACTACTTTAAAGACTGTCAGGAGTGCCAAGAGAAAGACACCTATGCAGAGAAAATCACACGTCGCATTGAACTGTTTGGAAACCTGACGGAAGAACAACGTGCTCGCTTGATGGAAATCGCCGATCGATGCCCCGTTCATAAAACGCTGAGCAATACCTTAATCATTGAGACGCAGCCCGGAAATTAA
- a CDS encoding pilus assembly FimT family protein: MRNRILPSNGFTLIELIMVIVILAILSAFALPKFAQLSSSAKAATINSIAGSMRSTISIIRSKAFVQGLTIASSNPDAGQSAYIVETEAGRSEVDWRNLCPESEAELADALDMMDHIDFTDNGDLTGVTNNQYTLIGYDQNGTVNPTTECYVRYDSFGDPECTVTVNTDGC; this comes from the coding sequence ATGCGAAATCGAATTTTACCATCGAATGGTTTTACCCTAATCGAGTTGATCATGGTTATTGTGATTTTGGCCATACTGTCTGCCTTTGCTCTTCCTAAATTTGCCCAACTTTCCTCATCTGCTAAAGCGGCAACCATCAACAGCATTGCCGGTTCCATGCGTTCGACCATTAGTATCATCCGAAGTAAAGCCTTTGTGCAGGGATTAACAATAGCGTCATCGAACCCGGATGCGGGTCAGTCGGCCTATATTGTGGAAACCGAGGCTGGCCGGTCTGAAGTGGATTGGCGCAACTTGTGTCCTGAAAGTGAGGCTGAATTGGCGGATGCTTTGGATATGATGGACCATATTGATTTCACTGATAATGGTGATCTCACGGGAGTCACTAATAACCAGTATACGTTGATTGGTTATGATCAGAACGGTACCGTCAATCCAACCACTGAATGTTATGTCCGGTACGACTCTTTTGGTGACCCTGAGTGTACAGTGACTGTGAACACCGATGGTTGTTGA
- the wrbA gene encoding NAD(P)H:quinone oxidoreductase, with translation MKKILVLYYSSYGHIETMAGAVAEGAKSQSGVEVEVKRVPELMPEDVAKRVGVKMDQAAPIATPAELENYDAIIFGTPTRFGNMAAQMRNFLDQTGGLWVQGKLVGKVGSVFTSTGTGGGNETTVQSFHTTLFHHGMIVVGLPYACADLADISEVKGGSPLGAGCIAASDGSRQPSAKELNMARFQGEHVAKIVLSMK, from the coding sequence ATGAAAAAGATTTTGGTACTCTATTACTCTAGTTACGGACATATTGAGACGATGGCAGGGGCTGTGGCAGAGGGCGCAAAATCCCAGTCTGGTGTTGAGGTTGAGGTCAAACGGGTTCCAGAATTGATGCCAGAAGACGTTGCTAAACGCGTCGGCGTTAAAATGGATCAGGCGGCACCGATTGCGACGCCGGCGGAGTTAGAAAACTACGATGCGATCATCTTTGGTACACCCACTCGATTCGGCAATATGGCCGCTCAAATGCGAAACTTTTTGGATCAAACGGGCGGTTTGTGGGTTCAAGGAAAATTGGTGGGCAAGGTTGGCAGTGTCTTTACGTCCACTGGTACAGGTGGTGGCAATGAAACCACGGTGCAGTCGTTTCATACCACCTTATTTCATCATGGCATGATTGTGGTCGGGCTACCTTACGCATGTGCGGATCTGGCTGATATTAGTGAAGTTAAAGGTGGATCACCCTTAGGAGCAGGTTGTATCGCAGCCTCTGATGGTTCTCGTCAACCTTCTGCGAAAGAGTTGAACATGGCCCGATTCCAAGGCGAGCATGTGGCTAAAATCGTGTTATCTATGAAGTAA